In Dyadobacter sp. CECT 9275, the following proteins share a genomic window:
- a CDS encoding alpha/beta hydrolase yields the protein MKTTVLFGLTALLLSFSVCAQEMETNEDERKVNAYVLPELLRTNSGKLVRNVRDWERVRRPEILAAFEDYIFGKTPVRKLPPRIAVTSVDQKALNGKAIRKQITVFFSQKDKPKIDILLYLPAGTRKPFPVFLALNFEGNHSVCADSGITISQRWMRYDKVRGIENHYATAASRGSRAERWPVEEILQRGYGLATVYQGDVELDRPERSPDDIHAMFRKPGPGDWGGIAAWSWGLSRVMDYLVTDTQVDAKKVAVLGHSRLGKAALWAGALDKRFAMVISNNSGEGGASLYRRNFGETIADLTRAVPYWFCENFSEFSGHENDLPVDAHELIALMAPRPVYVASAVEDTWADPRGEFLSLYHASPAYHLYGLRGLESNRQPDVGQNAGAGVLGYHLRKGDHELTRIDWQYFLNFADRYFKKKM from the coding sequence ATGAAAACCACCGTGCTTTTCGGCCTCACCGCTCTGCTTCTTAGCTTTTCTGTTTGTGCTCAGGAAATGGAGACCAATGAAGATGAGCGCAAAGTGAATGCCTATGTTTTGCCAGAACTGCTCAGGACAAATTCAGGAAAGCTGGTGCGAAACGTGCGGGACTGGGAGCGCGTGCGCCGGCCTGAAATTCTCGCCGCGTTTGAGGACTATATTTTTGGAAAAACACCGGTGCGCAAACTTCCTCCAAGAATTGCCGTCACCTCTGTCGACCAGAAAGCCTTAAACGGGAAGGCCATTAGAAAACAAATCACAGTTTTCTTTTCTCAAAAGGACAAACCCAAAATTGATATCCTTCTTTATTTGCCTGCGGGCACACGAAAACCTTTTCCGGTATTTTTAGCTCTCAATTTCGAAGGAAATCACTCTGTTTGTGCCGATTCCGGTATAACCATAAGTCAGCGCTGGATGAGATACGACAAGGTGCGCGGGATAGAAAATCATTATGCTACGGCAGCCAGTAGGGGCTCCCGGGCCGAACGCTGGCCGGTTGAAGAGATATTGCAGCGGGGGTATGGCCTGGCGACGGTTTATCAGGGAGATGTGGAACTGGACCGTCCGGAAAGATCGCCAGATGATATCCATGCGATGTTTCGCAAACCCGGGCCAGGCGATTGGGGAGGTATAGCGGCTTGGTCATGGGGCCTGAGCCGTGTCATGGATTACCTGGTCACGGACACGCAGGTAGATGCCAAAAAAGTTGCAGTGCTGGGACATTCGCGACTGGGTAAAGCTGCGCTCTGGGCCGGAGCGCTGGATAAAAGATTTGCGATGGTCATTTCCAACAATTCCGGAGAAGGAGGTGCATCATTGTACCGACGAAATTTTGGAGAAACGATTGCAGACCTCACCAGAGCGGTGCCATACTGGTTTTGTGAGAATTTCAGCGAATTTAGTGGGCACGAAAATGATTTGCCTGTGGATGCGCATGAACTGATTGCCCTGATGGCGCCTAGACCCGTGTATGTGGCAAGCGCTGTGGAAGACACATGGGCGGATCCGCGGGGGGAATTTTTGTCTCTTTATCACGCAAGTCCTGCTTATCATTTATACGGGCTCAGAGGACTGGAAAGCAATCGGCAGCCCGACGTCGGACAAAATGCCGGAGCCGGAGTATTGGGCTACCATTTAAGGAAAGGTGATCACGAATTAACACGTATTGATTGGCAATATTTTCTCAACTTTGCCGACAGGTACTTTAAGAAAAAAATGTAA
- a CDS encoding glycoside hydrolase family 95 protein, whose amino-acid sequence MKLRSYAPFVILILTSFRALAQDDKVLWYKAPAKEWTDALPVGNGRLGGMVHGRYDKELIQLNEESVWAGSKINNNNPQSAAHLGEIQQAIFKGEYKNAVSLADQYMVGTPPRVRSYQPLGNLFIEYPFKGQPESYRRSLTLSSGISRTEFTVQGNRVVQDVYVSAPGDVMVLTITATQPVDMDIYLNRERDVNSYQSSAGIAFFEGQINDKEDKRVGPGGKHMRFATAMKLLETDGNTSALQSASTSGFRITGAKKLVIVLTGATDYNIEKLDCDASIDPLAICKSKLAANAGKSETLLRKIHLADHRAFFDRVSLKLGAQANSDLPTDERLNRVKAGGVDLDLIALYYQYGRYLLMASSRKPGRLPANLQGIWNESYEAPWNADFHTNINLQMNYWPAESGNLSETADPLIHFMEKITGPGGVTAKEMYKARGWTLHHLTDPFGRTGVADGVWGVSPMAGPWMTFPLYEHYAFTGDINYLRKTAYPVLKGSVEFVLDFLIKSPEGYLVTNPSHSPENAFFVPGTDKKERSQLSYAATIDTEIIHGLFNYYLKSAEILKLDTDLVSKVKRAQKQLPPLKVAANGTLQEWIEDYEEAEPGHRHISHLLGLHPLNLISPKDPMLFEAARKTIARRLSNGGGQTGWSRAWITNFYARLLDGDKAGDHLQVLLQRSTVNNLFNTHPPFQIDGNFGGAAAIAEMLLQSHNGELHILPALPSSWTEGSVKGLRGQGGYTIDITWKAGKLTDLVIKADRPGKYSVKYKEHVRVVDFKKSGARKVIF is encoded by the coding sequence ATGAAGCTAAGATCCTACGCCCCTTTTGTTATTCTAATCCTCACCAGTTTCCGTGCCCTTGCGCAGGATGACAAGGTTCTGTGGTACAAGGCACCCGCCAAAGAGTGGACCGATGCATTACCTGTAGGCAATGGCCGGCTGGGAGGAATGGTGCACGGGCGCTACGACAAGGAACTGATCCAGCTCAACGAAGAGAGTGTATGGGCCGGGAGCAAGATCAATAACAACAATCCGCAATCGGCGGCACATCTGGGGGAGATACAGCAGGCGATTTTCAAAGGAGAATATAAAAACGCGGTATCGCTGGCGGATCAATACATGGTGGGTACGCCTCCGCGGGTGCGTTCCTATCAGCCGCTCGGAAACCTGTTTATCGAATATCCTTTTAAAGGACAACCTGAAAGCTACCGGCGGAGCCTCACGCTTTCTTCCGGTATTTCCAGGACCGAATTTACGGTCCAAGGGAATAGAGTGGTGCAGGACGTGTATGTTTCGGCTCCGGGTGATGTGATGGTACTGACGATCACAGCCACGCAACCGGTTGACATGGATATTTATCTGAACAGGGAACGGGATGTGAACAGTTACCAAAGCAGTGCAGGAATTGCTTTTTTTGAAGGCCAGATCAATGACAAGGAAGACAAGCGGGTAGGACCCGGAGGAAAGCACATGCGATTCGCAACGGCCATGAAGTTACTGGAAACAGATGGCAATACTTCGGCGCTGCAATCAGCCAGTACTTCGGGGTTCAGGATTACCGGTGCGAAAAAGCTGGTGATCGTGCTGACAGGCGCTACAGATTACAATATTGAAAAGCTGGATTGTGATGCTTCAATAGATCCGCTTGCAATTTGCAAGTCTAAATTAGCTGCGAACGCCGGAAAGTCCGAAACGCTGTTGAGAAAAATCCATCTTGCTGACCACCGCGCTTTTTTTGATCGCGTGAGTCTGAAGCTGGGCGCGCAGGCAAACAGCGATCTTCCCACCGACGAGCGGCTGAACCGGGTAAAAGCGGGTGGGGTGGACCTGGACCTGATCGCCCTGTATTACCAGTATGGAAGATACCTGCTGATGGCTTCTTCGCGGAAACCGGGCCGTTTGCCTGCCAATTTGCAGGGAATCTGGAACGAAAGTTATGAAGCACCGTGGAATGCCGATTTCCATACGAACATCAATTTGCAAATGAACTATTGGCCGGCTGAATCGGGGAATCTGTCGGAAACGGCCGATCCCCTGATCCATTTTATGGAAAAGATCACCGGTCCGGGCGGCGTTACGGCCAAAGAAATGTACAAGGCTAGGGGCTGGACGCTGCATCATTTGACCGACCCGTTTGGAAGGACAGGAGTGGCAGACGGGGTCTGGGGTGTATCACCCATGGCGGGCCCGTGGATGACTTTTCCGTTGTACGAACACTATGCATTCACCGGCGATATTAATTATCTGCGAAAAACGGCGTATCCGGTTCTGAAAGGATCTGTGGAATTTGTTCTGGATTTTCTGATCAAATCCCCGGAGGGTTACCTTGTAACAAACCCTTCTCATTCCCCGGAAAATGCCTTTTTTGTACCCGGAACCGATAAAAAGGAGCGTTCACAACTGTCGTATGCTGCTACAATCGACACGGAGATTATTCATGGATTATTCAATTATTATTTAAAATCGGCAGAAATTCTGAAACTGGATACCGATCTGGTCAGTAAGGTGAAACGAGCTCAGAAACAGCTTCCTCCCCTTAAAGTGGCCGCAAACGGAACTTTGCAGGAGTGGATCGAGGATTATGAGGAGGCGGAACCGGGCCATCGGCATATTTCCCACCTGCTGGGTTTACATCCCCTGAACCTGATTTCTCCGAAAGATCCCATGCTATTTGAAGCTGCCAGGAAGACAATCGCCCGGCGCCTTTCTAACGGGGGCGGGCAGACAGGATGGAGCAGGGCATGGATCACCAATTTTTATGCGCGCCTGCTCGACGGCGACAAGGCCGGTGATCACCTGCAGGTGCTGCTGCAAAGAAGCACAGTGAATAATCTCTTTAATACCCACCCGCCTTTCCAGATCGACGGAAATTTCGGAGGTGCGGCCGCGATAGCTGAGATGCTGCTACAGTCTCACAATGGTGAACTTCATATTTTGCCCGCACTTCCTTCCAGCTGGACAGAAGGCTCCGTCAAAGGTTTAAGAGGGCAGGGTGGCTACACGATCGACATCACCTGGAAAGCCGGCAAACTGACCGATCTGGTTATCAAGGCAGACCGGCCCGGTAAATATTCCGTGAAGTACAAAGAGCATGTGAGGGTCGTTGATTTCAAAAAATCGGGTGCTCGGAAGGTTATTTTTTGA